One Gloeothece verrucosa PCC 7822 DNA window includes the following coding sequences:
- the bchL gene encoding ferredoxin:protochlorophyllide reductase (ATP-dependent) iron-sulfur ATP-binding protein: MTLKLAVYGKGGIGKSTTSCNISTALAKRGKKVLQIGCDPKHDSTFTLTGFLIPTIIDTLQEKSFHYEDIWSEDVIYKGYAGVDCVEAGGPPAGAGCGGYVVGETVKLLKELNAFDEYDVILFDVLGDVVCGGFAAPLNYADYCLIVTDNGFDALFAANRIAASVREKARTHPLRLAGLIGNRTSKRDLIDKYIEAVPMPVLEILPLIEDIRVSRVKGKTLFEMADSDPSLNYVCDYYLNIADQLLALPEGVIPNDAQDRELFTLLSDFYLNPTKPQVTVQEELDLMMV, from the coding sequence TTGACTTTAAAACTAGCGGTATACGGAAAAGGCGGCATCGGCAAATCTACTACAAGCTGTAATATTTCGACGGCTTTAGCCAAAAGAGGCAAAAAAGTGCTACAAATCGGCTGCGATCCCAAACATGACAGCACTTTTACTTTAACAGGGTTCCTGATTCCTACCATTATTGATACTCTGCAAGAAAAATCTTTCCATTATGAAGATATTTGGTCAGAAGATGTCATCTATAAAGGTTATGCCGGTGTTGACTGTGTAGAAGCCGGTGGGCCTCCTGCGGGTGCAGGTTGCGGCGGCTATGTCGTCGGTGAAACCGTTAAACTCCTCAAGGAATTGAATGCTTTTGATGAGTATGATGTGATTCTGTTTGATGTTCTGGGTGACGTGGTGTGTGGGGGGTTTGCCGCGCCGCTTAATTATGCTGACTATTGCTTGATTGTTACCGATAATGGGTTTGATGCGCTGTTTGCGGCAAATCGCATTGCGGCATCAGTACGAGAAAAAGCCAGAACTCACCCGTTACGGTTGGCGGGTTTGATAGGTAACCGGACTTCTAAGCGGGATTTGATTGATAAGTATATAGAAGCGGTTCCCATGCCGGTGTTAGAGATTTTACCGTTAATTGAAGATATTCGCGTTTCTCGGGTGAAGGGTAAGACTCTGTTTGAAATGGCCGATAGTGATCCTTCTTTGAATTACGTTTGTGATTATTATCTCAATATCGCTGACCAACTTTTGGCGCTTCCTGAAGGGGTCATTCCTAATGACGCGCAAGACCGGGAGTTGTTCACTTTATTATCTGATTTTTACCTTAATCCTACTAAGCCGCAAGTCACGGTACAAGAAGAGTTGGATTTGATGATGGTGTAA
- a CDS encoding type I restriction endonuclease — protein MIQTFAITEAVSSLTEVHEIFNLTRNTEDNFFRELLENLPDITDSERQTLNNLKDRYFYYANDNAVTEGTINIIMISPLLELVKLCDPPFKIRAEKAVKIELEDREMSLQGFIDALVVQNQFWLVVIEAKRYGFNVSIAIPQTLAYMMANPYQDKPVYGMATNGEDFIFVKLDQQNSQYNFSDKLTLSKRNNVDFYQVLQTLKKIKNLVSEYQ, from the coding sequence ATGATCCAAACATTCGCCATTACAGAAGCCGTTTCCAGTTTAACCGAAGTTCATGAAATTTTTAATCTTACTCGTAATACAGAAGATAATTTTTTTAGGGAATTGCTTGAAAACTTACCGGATATAACTGACTCAGAACGACAAACTTTAAATAATTTAAAAGACCGATATTTTTACTATGCCAATGACAACGCCGTTACAGAAGGCACAATTAATATTATTATGATATCTCCCTTATTAGAACTGGTCAAACTCTGTGACCCGCCTTTTAAAATTCGGGCTGAAAAAGCTGTTAAAATTGAACTAGAAGATAGAGAAATGTCCCTACAAGGATTTATTGATGCGCTAGTAGTGCAAAATCAATTTTGGCTAGTTGTTATTGAAGCTAAACGATATGGGTTTAATGTTTCAATTGCTATTCCTCAAACCTTAGCTTATATGATGGCTAACCCTTATCAAGACAAACCAGTTTATGGGATGGCAACCAATGGAGAAGATTTCATTTTTGTTAAATTAGACCAACAAAACAGCCAATATAATTTTTCTGATAAGCTAACTTTATCAAAACGAAATAATGTTGATTTTTATCAAGTTTTACAAACCCTGAAAAAAATTAAAAATTTAGTCTCTGAATATCAATAA
- a CDS encoding YlxR family protein — MKPNTRRCVSCRQIATKDNFLRIVRVYPSRQVQLDQGMGRSAYLCPKASCLKEARHKNRLSRALKTPVPESIYQLLSERMTHSILQQPPSE; from the coding sequence ATGAAACCTAACACTCGACGATGTGTCAGTTGTCGTCAAATCGCCACTAAAGATAATTTTTTGAGAATTGTCCGAGTCTATCCATCACGACAGGTACAATTAGATCAGGGCATGGGACGCTCCGCCTATCTTTGCCCAAAGGCGAGTTGCTTAAAAGAAGCTCGCCACAAAAACCGGCTCTCTCGAGCCTTAAAAACACCTGTTCCAGAATCGATTTATCAGCTTTTATCAGAGCGAATGACCCACTCAATACTACAGCAACCCCCATCAGAATAA
- a CDS encoding DUF5331 domain-containing protein has translation MSLSQDLKVTLKDKYLDYCQANLSWLKEFKDTGMAIKASDGGIRPPGLIILGIISVLVPEIAAFIPVFLKLNSNTETVIATLGLNVDPEKELEKRAEELAKVQELEIVPLLPEPDPDTEYLNQIRATLKEEK, from the coding sequence ATGAGCTTATCTCAGGATTTAAAGGTAACTCTTAAAGACAAGTATTTAGATTATTGTCAAGCTAACTTGTCTTGGTTAAAAGAGTTTAAGGACACAGGTATGGCTATTAAAGCATCAGATGGCGGTATTCGTCCTCCAGGTCTAATTATTTTAGGAATAATTAGCGTATTAGTGCCAGAAATAGCGGCTTTTATTCCGGTTTTTCTTAAACTTAATTCTAATACTGAGACGGTTATAGCAACATTAGGGTTAAATGTCGATCCTGAAAAAGAACTAGAGAAAAGAGCAGAAGAACTCGCCAAAGTTCAAGAACTTGAAATTGTTCCCCTACTACCTGAACCCGATCCTGATACTGAATACCTAAACCAAATTAGAGCAACATTAAAAGAGGAAAAATGA
- the rimP gene encoding ribosome maturation factor RimP gives MTHPVIPQIIDLATPIAEQLGLEIVEVVFQTNKRPPVLRVDIRNKSSDTSLNDCEQMSRSLEANLDATELIPGSYVLEISSPGISRQLNSDREFIVFKGFDIIVKTDTPFENQKEWRGKLQGRDEQAVYLNKKGRVIAIPRQLITKVQLEAQS, from the coding sequence ATGACTCATCCTGTAATCCCTCAAATCATTGATTTAGCGACACCGATCGCCGAACAACTCGGATTAGAAATCGTAGAAGTGGTCTTCCAAACCAATAAACGACCACCCGTTCTGCGAGTAGACATTCGCAATAAAAGCAGTGATACCAGCTTAAATGACTGTGAACAGATGAGTCGGTCATTAGAAGCCAATTTAGATGCAACAGAACTAATCCCAGGCTCCTATGTGTTAGAAATATCCAGTCCCGGAATCTCTCGACAATTAAACAGCGATCGGGAATTTATCGTTTTTAAAGGGTTTGACATAATCGTCAAAACCGACACGCCTTTTGAAAATCAAAAAGAATGGCGAGGAAAACTACAAGGACGAGATGAACAAGCGGTTTATTTAAATAAAAAAGGACGAGTAATCGCCATACCCCGTCAACTAATTACTAAAGTCCAGTTAGAAGCTCAAAGTTAA
- a CDS encoding ferredoxin:protochlorophyllide reductase (ATP-dependent) subunit N, whose amino-acid sequence MTATTEPSALQFECETGNYHTFCPISCVAWLYQKIEDSFFLVIGTKTCGYFLQNAMGVMIFAEPRYAMAELEEGDISAQLNDYEELKRLCLQIKRDRNPSVIVFIGTCTTEIIKMDLEGMAPKLESEIGIPIVTARANGLDYAFTQGEDTVLAAMVHKCPTQVKVEAEKEERNAIHKLLNFGRKKEEVKAEESEYIDHPPLILFGSLPDPVVTNLTLELKKQGVKIAGWLPAKRYTELPIIEEGYYVAGVNPFLSRTATTLMRRRKCKLIGAPFPIGPDGTRAWIEKICSVFGIQPKGLEEREAQIWESIEDYAKLVRGKSVFFMGDNLLEVSLARFLIRCGMTCHEIGIPYMDKRYQAAELAFLEKTCNDMGVPMPKIVEKPDNYNQVQRIYELKPDLVITGMAHANPLEARGINTKWSVEFTFAQIHGFTNARDILELATRPLRRNNNLKQLGWDKLVKEEAKI is encoded by the coding sequence ATGACCGCAACTACCGAACCATCCGCACTACAATTCGAATGCGAAACCGGCAATTATCATACATTTTGCCCCATTAGCTGCGTAGCTTGGTTATACCAAAAAATAGAAGACAGCTTCTTCCTCGTCATCGGTACCAAAACCTGTGGTTACTTCCTACAAAACGCAATGGGAGTAATGATCTTTGCTGAACCCCGTTACGCCATGGCCGAACTCGAAGAAGGGGATATCTCGGCACAGCTAAACGACTACGAAGAATTAAAGCGGCTTTGTCTCCAAATAAAACGGGACCGCAACCCAAGCGTAATAGTTTTTATCGGCACTTGTACCACCGAAATCATTAAAATGGACTTGGAAGGAATGGCTCCCAAGTTAGAATCAGAAATAGGTATACCCATCGTAACCGCGAGAGCAAACGGGTTAGACTACGCCTTCACCCAAGGAGAAGATACTGTCCTAGCGGCAATGGTTCATAAATGTCCTACCCAGGTAAAAGTAGAAGCCGAAAAAGAAGAAAGAAACGCCATTCATAAACTGCTCAATTTCGGACGCAAAAAAGAAGAAGTAAAAGCCGAAGAATCTGAATATATCGATCATCCTCCCCTAATTTTATTTGGTTCTTTACCCGATCCCGTTGTTACCAACCTCACCCTAGAATTGAAGAAACAAGGGGTTAAAATTGCCGGTTGGTTACCGGCTAAACGCTATACAGAATTACCCATTATTGAAGAAGGGTATTATGTAGCTGGTGTGAACCCTTTCTTATCTCGTACTGCCACCACTTTAATGCGTCGTCGTAAATGTAAATTAATTGGCGCACCGTTTCCTATTGGTCCGGATGGTACACGCGCCTGGATCGAAAAAATTTGCTCGGTTTTTGGCATTCAACCGAAAGGGTTAGAAGAAAGAGAAGCCCAAATTTGGGAAAGTATAGAAGATTATGCGAAACTTGTGCGCGGTAAGTCCGTCTTCTTTATGGGAGACAATCTTTTAGAAGTATCTCTAGCGCGGTTCTTAATTCGTTGTGGAATGACTTGTCATGAAATAGGTATCCCCTATATGGATAAGCGTTATCAAGCGGCTGAACTGGCATTTTTAGAGAAGACTTGTAATGATATGGGTGTTCCCATGCCTAAGATTGTTGAAAAGCCGGATAATTATAATCAGGTTCAACGAATTTATGAGTTAAAACCCGATTTAGTTATTACGGGTATGGCCCACGCGAACCCCTTAGAAGCAAGAGGAATTAATACTAAATGGTCTGTTGAGTTTACTTTTGCTCAAATTCATGGGTTTACAAATGCGCGGGATATCCTTGAGTTAGCTACTCGTCCTCTCCGTCGGAATAACAATTTAAAACAGTTAGGTTGGGACAAGTTAGTTAAGGAAGAGGCGAAAATTTAA
- the nusA gene encoding transcription termination factor NusA encodes MSIVNLPGLKNMIEEISQRHNLPKSAVNEALREALLKGYERYRRAQSMEKNQFHDDYFENFDVELDTEEEGFRILSTKKIVESVTNSDHHISLEEVQAVVSEAQLGDEVVLDVTPDQKEFGRMAAIQTKQVLLQKLRDQQRKLIQEEFQDVEGTVLNARVLRFERQAVIMAVQSTFGQPEVEAELPKREQLPNDNYRANATFKVLLKKVREGSHRGPQLIVSRAAAGLVVYLFANEVPEIEEEVVRIVAVSREANPPSRYVGSRTKIAVDTLERDVDPVGACIGARGSRIQAVVNELRGEKIDVIRWSPDPATYIANALSPARVDEVILTNPDERQALILVAEDQLSLAIGKEGQNVRLAARLTGWKIDIKDRALYKAEKEKQQPQDLVQEEVEVT; translated from the coding sequence ATGAGCATCGTCAATTTGCCAGGTTTGAAAAACATGATTGAAGAAATCAGCCAACGGCACAACCTACCCAAATCGGCGGTCAATGAAGCCCTACGAGAAGCCCTACTCAAAGGATACGAACGCTACCGACGCGCTCAAAGCATGGAAAAAAATCAGTTTCATGATGATTATTTTGAAAACTTTGATGTGGAACTCGACACCGAAGAAGAAGGTTTTCGCATTCTCTCAACCAAAAAAATCGTTGAGTCCGTTACTAATTCAGATCATCATATCTCATTAGAAGAAGTACAAGCCGTAGTCTCAGAAGCCCAATTAGGCGATGAAGTGGTCTTAGATGTTACCCCAGATCAAAAAGAATTTGGGCGGATGGCAGCCATTCAAACCAAACAAGTGTTGCTGCAAAAACTGCGAGACCAACAGCGTAAATTAATACAAGAAGAATTTCAAGACGTAGAAGGCACCGTTTTAAACGCCCGAGTCTTAAGATTTGAAAGACAAGCTGTAATTATGGCCGTTCAAAGCACCTTTGGTCAACCCGAAGTAGAAGCCGAATTACCTAAACGCGAGCAATTACCCAACGATAATTATCGAGCCAATGCCACCTTTAAAGTATTACTGAAAAAAGTTCGAGAAGGCTCTCATCGAGGGCCACAATTAATCGTTTCTCGCGCGGCGGCGGGTTTAGTCGTTTATCTGTTTGCCAATGAAGTGCCCGAAATAGAAGAAGAAGTGGTTCGGATCGTAGCCGTTTCTAGGGAAGCTAACCCCCCTTCCCGTTATGTGGGTTCAAGAACTAAAATAGCTGTAGATACCTTAGAACGCGATGTTGACCCTGTAGGAGCTTGTATTGGAGCCAGAGGCTCCCGCATTCAAGCAGTGGTCAATGAACTGCGCGGCGAAAAAATAGATGTCATTCGTTGGTCGCCGGATCCGGCCACTTATATCGCTAATGCTCTGAGTCCGGCTAGAGTCGATGAAGTTATCCTCACTAATCCAGATGAACGTCAAGCCTTAATCTTGGTAGCCGAAGACCAACTCAGTTTAGCCATCGGCAAAGAAGGCCAAAATGTGCGCCTAGCGGCTCGTTTGACAGGCTGGAAAATCGATATTAAAGACCGCGCTTTATATAAAGCCGAAAAAGAAAAACAACAGCCACAAGACCTAGTACAAGAAGAAGTGGAAGTGACCTAA
- a CDS encoding DUF5331 domain-containing protein: protein MSNFEELKATLKEKWLSYYEHNRSWINEMLENTKSWVEISDDGYRPSSYLIIGAISVLEPNLRNWLIPFCELNSEEDSIIKVLGLDFDPEKELEKRAKEASNSQNSQSDPYLEEIRKQNQN from the coding sequence ATGAGTAATTTTGAGGAATTAAAGGCAACTCTTAAAGAAAAATGGCTTTCCTATTACGAGCATAATCGTTCTTGGATTAATGAAATGCTTGAAAATACTAAAAGTTGGGTTGAAATTTCTGATGATGGTTATCGACCTTCTAGTTATTTAATAATAGGAGCTATAAGTGTATTAGAGCCAAATTTAAGAAATTGGTTGATTCCTTTTTGTGAACTTAATTCAGAGGAAGACTCTATTATTAAAGTTTTAGGGCTTGATTTTGATCCCGAAAAAGAACTAGAAAAACGAGCAAAAGAAGCCTCAAACTCTCAAAACTCTCAAAGCGATCCTTACCTAGAAGAAATCCGCAAACAAAACCAAAACTAA
- the crtR gene encoding beta-carotene hydroxylase, producing the protein MQSAEKVLTVPKEFLKAPGGFNLNVSMFFTALTLITFSTCGYWLWNWPDWICFCFNVLALHLSGTIIHDASHNSAHSNRTFNAVLGHGSALMLGFAFPVFTRVHLQHHAHVNDPENDPDHFVSTGGPLWMIAARFFYHEIFFFKRRLWRKYELLEWFLSRLFVFTVVFLGIKYGFMGYIMNFWFVPALVVGIALGLFFDYLPHRPFKERDRWKNARVYPSPILNLMIFGQNYHLVHHLWPSIPWYKYQPAYYATKPLLDAKGCDQSLGLLEKKNFWGFLYDVFLGIRFHEKKSEKPAS; encoded by the coding sequence ATGCAGTCGGCTGAGAAAGTGCTGACAGTCCCCAAGGAGTTTCTTAAAGCACCGGGAGGCTTCAATCTTAATGTTTCTATGTTTTTCACTGCCTTAACCCTGATTACTTTTTCTACCTGTGGTTATTGGCTTTGGAATTGGCCTGATTGGATTTGTTTTTGTTTTAATGTTTTAGCATTACATTTATCGGGAACTATTATTCATGATGCTTCCCATAACTCAGCCCATAGTAATCGAACCTTTAACGCTGTGCTAGGACATGGCAGTGCCTTAATGTTAGGCTTTGCTTTTCCTGTGTTTACGCGGGTTCATCTTCAACACCACGCCCATGTTAATGATCCAGAAAATGATCCGGATCATTTTGTTTCTACAGGAGGGCCTCTATGGATGATTGCCGCTCGCTTTTTTTATCATGAAATTTTCTTTTTTAAACGTCGTTTATGGCGTAAATATGAACTTTTAGAATGGTTTCTCAGCAGGCTGTTCGTGTTTACCGTAGTATTTTTAGGGATTAAATACGGGTTCATGGGCTATATTATGAATTTTTGGTTTGTTCCTGCTTTAGTAGTAGGGATAGCCCTAGGTTTGTTTTTTGATTATTTACCTCATCGTCCTTTTAAAGAACGTGATCGCTGGAAAAATGCCCGAGTCTATCCTAGTCCAATCCTTAATTTGATGATTTTTGGACAAAATTATCATTTAGTGCATCATCTTTGGCCGTCAATCCCCTGGTATAAGTATCAACCTGCCTATTACGCCACTAAGCCGCTTTTAGATGCTAAAGGGTGTGATCAAAGCTTAGGATTATTAGAAAAGAAGAATTTTTGGGGTTTTCTCTATGATGTATTTTTAGGGATTCGTTTTCATGAAAAAAAGTCTGAGAAGCCAGCTTCTTAA
- a CDS encoding quinone-dependent dihydroorotate dehydrogenase — MLTFGKPFYPLAFWTLQSNPEQAHQQLIKILNRIDRSRHSWAADWLLSQLENSFCQSDPRLVQNLWGLTFNNPLGLAAGFDKDGLAAGTWASFGFGLAELGAVTHHPQPGNPRPRLFRLPQDRAGLNRMGANNQGAKVMAKTLQETWARHPRTIPIGINLCKSKITPLDAAALDYVESFRYLKDWADYFVVNVSSPNTPGLRDLQATEQLEPIIAALQAENGGTKPILVKISPDLNWSDLADLVQLAKTYQLAGIIATNTTISREGLKTQILKATGKDIREEAGGISGMPLQKRSTEIIRFIWQQTGGQLPIIGVGGIFTPLDAWEKIAAGASLLQVYTGWIYEGPWMVPNILQGLVAKLEEHGLSSLSEAVGCENKQGVGTRE, encoded by the coding sequence ATGTTGACTTTTGGGAAACCGTTTTATCCTCTTGCCTTTTGGACTCTCCAATCTAATCCAGAACAAGCTCATCAGCAACTGATCAAAATTTTAAATCGTATTGATCGCTCCCGTCATTCATGGGCAGCAGATTGGTTGTTATCTCAACTGGAAAACTCTTTTTGTCAAAGCGATCCCCGTCTGGTGCAAAATTTATGGGGATTAACCTTTAATAACCCCCTCGGTTTAGCGGCAGGATTTGATAAGGATGGGTTAGCCGCCGGAACTTGGGCGAGTTTTGGCTTTGGTTTAGCTGAGTTAGGTGCTGTTACCCATCATCCTCAACCGGGAAACCCTCGCCCGAGGCTATTTCGTTTACCTCAAGATCGGGCGGGTTTAAACCGCATGGGGGCAAACAATCAAGGGGCAAAGGTTATGGCGAAAACTTTACAAGAAACTTGGGCTAGACATCCCCGTACTATTCCCATCGGTATTAACCTCTGTAAATCTAAAATTACGCCGCTAGATGCGGCAGCTTTGGATTATGTGGAAAGTTTTCGCTATTTAAAAGATTGGGCCGATTATTTTGTGGTTAATGTGAGTTCTCCCAATACGCCCGGTTTGCGGGACCTTCAAGCCACCGAACAACTTGAGCCAATTATAGCGGCTTTACAAGCTGAAAATGGGGGCACTAAGCCCATACTGGTGAAAATTTCGCCGGACCTTAACTGGAGTGATCTAGCCGATTTGGTTCAGTTAGCTAAAACCTATCAGTTAGCGGGAATTATCGCCACTAATACCACTATTTCTCGTGAAGGCTTAAAAACCCAAATTCTCAAGGCTACGGGCAAAGATATCCGTGAAGAAGCGGGAGGCATTAGCGGGATGCCTTTACAAAAACGTTCTACAGAAATTATTCGTTTTATTTGGCAGCAGACAGGGGGACAATTGCCCATCATTGGTGTTGGCGGGATTTTTACGCCTTTGGATGCTTGGGAAAAAATCGCTGCCGGTGCCAGTCTTCTACAAGTTTATACAGGCTGGATTTATGAGGGGCCTTGGATGGTGCCCAACATTTTACAGGGATTAGTGGCCAAGTTAGAAGAACATGGCTTATCAAGCTTATCTGAGGCCGTAGGATGTGAAAATAAACAGGGAGTAGGGACTAGAGAATAG